A single region of the Streptomyces sp. AM 4-1-1 genome encodes:
- a CDS encoding type II secretion system F family protein — protein sequence MVTASAALCAGAAAWLVAGRDRGLRRARTLFSGLPGEAAEPPLSAERVLPVLKQWAGGRREWLCLPMAVVFAVWGQSLLPLIAGAVAVPLVRRWLRRRNLKRERELRADEVMALCGAVVGELRSGHEPGQALLVGARETGALGGAEAAVLAAAQFGGDVPWALRQAARESGLEGLAGVAACWRVAVDGGAGLATGLDRLESALRKERRRREELRAQLAGAWSTVVVLASLPVVGLLLGAALGADPLRVLLHTPGGLLCLATGAVLEAVGLFWAARIVRSGEAA from the coding sequence TTGGTGACCGCTTCCGCGGCGCTGTGCGCGGGGGCAGCGGCTTGGCTGGTGGCCGGACGGGACCGCGGGCTGCGCCGGGCGCGGACGCTGTTTTCGGGGCTCCCGGGCGAAGCGGCGGAACCGCCACTGTCCGCGGAGCGGGTGCTGCCGGTGTTGAAGCAATGGGCCGGTGGACGCCGGGAATGGCTGTGCCTGCCCATGGCTGTCGTGTTCGCCGTGTGGGGTCAGTCGTTGTTGCCATTGATCGCGGGAGCCGTAGCGGTGCCGCTGGTCCGGAGATGGCTGCGTCGGCGAAACCTCAAGCGCGAACGGGAGCTGCGGGCAGACGAGGTGATGGCCCTGTGCGGCGCGGTGGTCGGGGAGTTGAGGTCCGGACACGAGCCGGGGCAGGCATTGCTGGTCGGTGCGCGGGAGACCGGCGCGCTCGGCGGTGCGGAGGCAGCGGTGCTGGCGGCGGCGCAGTTCGGCGGAGATGTGCCGTGGGCGCTGCGCCAGGCCGCACGTGAATCGGGGCTGGAGGGCCTGGCGGGAGTGGCGGCCTGTTGGCGGGTGGCCGTGGACGGTGGTGCGGGTCTCGCTACCGGACTCGACCGTCTTGAGTCCGCGCTTCGGAAGGAACGGCGTCGGCGTGAGGAGTTGCGCGCCCAGCTCGCGGGAGCCTGGTCGACGGTCGTCGTGTTGGCGTCGCTGCCGGTGGTGGGCCTGTTGTTGGGCGCCGCGCTGGGGGCCGACCCGTTACGGGTGCTGCTGCACACGCCAGGCGGACTGCTCTGCCTCGCAACGGGGGCCGTGTTGGAGGCCGTGGGTCTCTTCTGGGCGGCTCGGATCGTCCGGTCAGGGGAGGCGGCGTGA
- a CDS encoding type II secretion system F family protein, with translation MSGAIGMGGAVDRVSSVGEFVHELAMVAALGAVMWLVALSVRHRQARVNRRRGASVLGVDQEKPPRRWLKWCGPAKEWSAPVAGAVTGWILAGGVVGGAVGAAGGYAVRRWRAGRGRRDPGASVPEAAAVARQLPLLADLLAACVSAGAGPREAAEAVGEALGGPAGERLARTAAEIRLGGEPADAWARFGEIPGAAALARCLYRAGASGAPAAEPVSRLADGIRAERADAALARAQRAGVLITAPVGLCFLPAFLAVGVAPVVIGLATGLLHGA, from the coding sequence ATGAGTGGTGCGATTGGCATGGGTGGTGCGGTCGACCGGGTCAGCTCGGTCGGGGAATTCGTCCACGAACTGGCGATGGTGGCCGCTCTGGGCGCGGTGATGTGGCTGGTCGCGCTGTCGGTCCGCCACAGACAGGCACGGGTGAACCGCCGACGAGGCGCGTCGGTGTTGGGAGTTGACCAGGAGAAGCCGCCGCGGCGGTGGCTGAAGTGGTGCGGTCCGGCGAAGGAATGGTCGGCGCCGGTGGCCGGGGCAGTGACCGGCTGGATTCTTGCCGGGGGCGTTGTGGGTGGTGCGGTCGGGGCGGCGGGGGGATATGCCGTACGGCGGTGGCGGGCCGGGCGGGGGAGGCGTGATCCGGGGGCCTCGGTGCCCGAGGCGGCTGCTGTGGCACGTCAACTGCCTTTGCTGGCAGATCTCCTGGCCGCATGTGTATCTGCCGGAGCCGGGCCGCGGGAGGCGGCGGAAGCGGTGGGGGAGGCGTTGGGTGGTCCGGCCGGTGAGCGGCTGGCACGCACAGCCGCGGAGATCCGGCTCGGTGGTGAACCCGCCGACGCGTGGGCGCGGTTCGGGGAGATACCGGGCGCCGCGGCACTCGCTCGGTGCCTGTATCGAGCCGGAGCGTCCGGTGCCCCGGCAGCGGAGCCCGTCTCGCGTCTGGCCGACGGAATACGGGCCGAGCGCGCCGACGCGGCCTTGGCGCGCGCTCAGCGGGCCGGGGTGCTGATCACAGCCCCCGTCGGGCTCTGCTTCCTGCCCGCCTTCCTGGCGGTCGGCGTGGCACCCGTGGTCATCGGCCTGGCGACCGGCCTGCTGCACGGCGCCTGA
- a CDS encoding DUF4244 domain-containing protein has protein sequence MVRRVRQGGTDDGMTTSEYAVGTIAACAFAAVLYKVVTSAPVLEALQGLLKNALDAKF, from the coding sequence ATGGTGCGCCGGGTCCGACAAGGGGGGACGGATGACGGAATGACCACGTCCGAATACGCGGTCGGGACCATCGCGGCCTGCGCATTCGCCGCGGTGCTCTACAAGGTGGTCACGAGTGCCCCTGTCCTGGAGGCACTTCAGGGACTGCTGAAGAACGCGCTCGATGCGAAGTTCTGA
- a CDS encoding TadE family type IV pilus minor pilin, translating to MRSSELGAGRPLPGGARALRGGCGHGDRGAVTAEAAMVIPVLVAFALALVWALVAASAQIRCVDAARAGARAAARSEPEAGVLAAAREAAPGGARVVLERAGELWRVRVVAPIPGLGPLAMTLSAEAAALAEDTVGVES from the coding sequence ATGCGAAGTTCTGAGCTGGGCGCCGGCCGGCCCCTCCCGGGTGGCGCACGCGCACTCCGCGGTGGGTGCGGGCACGGCGATCGGGGTGCGGTGACGGCGGAGGCGGCCATGGTGATTCCGGTGTTGGTGGCGTTCGCGCTGGCTCTGGTCTGGGCACTGGTCGCCGCCTCCGCACAGATCCGCTGCGTCGACGCGGCGCGTGCCGGGGCCCGGGCGGCGGCCCGCTCCGAACCGGAGGCGGGAGTCCTGGCCGCCGCCCGCGAGGCGGCGCCCGGCGGGGCTCGGGTCGTCCTGGAGCGAGCCGGCGAACTGTGGCGGGTACGGGTAGTGGCACCGATACCGGGACTGGGCCCGCTGGCCATGACGCTGAGCGCGGAAGCGGCGGCGTTGGCCGAGGACACGGTGGGGGTGGAGTCATGA
- a CDS encoding DEAD/DEAH box helicase has protein sequence MHDALGALSVTPVTHSVSMAKNHRPSRPPESGDMRPTPDMILDRLAAGAGRAARITHTEHLPPRTGTHAIWPDRIRPEVITAIGRAGIDHPWAHQAAAAEHALDGESVVIATGTASGKSLAYLAPVLSALLDGSEAPNGRGTTALYLAPTKALAADQRRAVKALAAPLGNAVRPAVHDGDTPVEEREWVRQYANYVLTNPDMLHRGILPSHPRWASFLRALRYVVIDECHTYRGVFGSHVAQVLRRLRRLCARYGSHPVFLLASATSADPAISAGRLTGLPVQEVADDASPRGEVVFALWEPPLTELHGEKGAPVRRTATAETADLLTDLTIQGIRSVAFVRSRRGAELISVIAKERLAEVDRSLPRRVAAYRGGYLPEERRALERALHSGELLGLAATTALELGIDVSGLDAVVIAGYPGTRASLWQQAGRAGRSGQGALAILVARDDPLDTFLVHHPEALFQQPVESTVLDPDNPYVLAPHLCAAAAELPLTESDIELFGPAVPDLLPQLEAAKLLRKRVSGWHWTRRERAADLTDIRGEGGSPIQIVEEGTGRLLGTVDESAAHSAVHEGAVHLHQGSTYLVRRLDLADSVALVEEANPPYSTTARDTTAIAVLETDTEVPWGQGRLCYGSVEVTNQVVSFLRRKLITGEVLGETKLDLPPRVLRTRAVWWTVTEDQLDAARVNPEILGGALHAAEHASIGMLPLFATCDRWDIGGVSVPLHPDTLLPTVFVYDGHPGGAGFAERAFRTARSWLTATRQAIASCECEAGCPSCIQSPKCGNGNEPLHKRGAVRLLAELLRAAPEDPEEVAAAGEVVEAGEVVEATDTPQIPVPPLSPLSTEGSRVMPPTSAPELRPSRKQPSDQPPDRPGT, from the coding sequence ATGCACGACGCCTTGGGAGCATTGTCCGTCACGCCAGTGACACACTCGGTGTCGATGGCCAAGAATCACCGCCCCAGTCGACCACCCGAGAGCGGGGACATGCGTCCCACTCCCGACATGATCCTCGACCGGCTCGCCGCAGGGGCGGGCCGAGCCGCGCGCATCACTCATACGGAGCACTTGCCCCCGCGTACGGGAACCCATGCCATCTGGCCCGATCGTATCCGCCCGGAGGTGATCACGGCCATCGGGAGGGCCGGAATCGATCATCCTTGGGCCCATCAGGCGGCGGCTGCCGAGCACGCCCTGGACGGTGAGTCCGTGGTGATCGCCACGGGCACCGCCTCCGGCAAGTCGCTCGCCTACCTCGCTCCGGTCCTGTCCGCCCTTCTGGACGGCTCGGAGGCCCCCAACGGCCGTGGCACGACCGCCCTGTACCTCGCTCCCACCAAGGCTCTCGCCGCCGACCAGAGGCGGGCGGTGAAGGCCCTGGCGGCCCCCCTCGGCAACGCCGTCCGGCCCGCGGTCCACGACGGCGACACCCCCGTCGAAGAACGCGAATGGGTACGCCAGTACGCCAACTACGTCCTCACCAACCCCGACATGCTGCACCGCGGCATACTTCCCTCCCATCCCCGCTGGGCCTCCTTCCTGCGGGCACTGCGTTATGTCGTCATCGACGAGTGCCACACCTATCGGGGCGTCTTCGGCTCCCACGTCGCCCAGGTACTGCGCCGGCTCCGCCGTCTGTGTGCCCGTTACGGGTCGCATCCCGTCTTCCTCCTCGCCTCCGCCACCTCCGCCGATCCTGCGATCTCCGCCGGGCGGCTCACCGGCCTGCCCGTCCAGGAGGTGGCCGACGACGCCTCACCGCGTGGCGAGGTGGTCTTCGCCCTGTGGGAGCCGCCGCTGACCGAACTGCACGGGGAGAAGGGCGCGCCCGTGCGCCGTACCGCCACGGCCGAGACGGCCGACCTCCTCACCGACCTCACGATTCAGGGCATCCGTTCGGTCGCCTTCGTACGGTCCCGGCGTGGCGCCGAACTGATCTCCGTCATCGCCAAGGAGCGCCTGGCCGAGGTGGACCGCTCGCTCCCGAGGCGGGTCGCCGCCTATCGCGGCGGCTATCTCCCCGAGGAGCGGCGGGCCCTGGAGCGAGCCCTGCACTCCGGCGAACTGCTCGGCCTCGCCGCCACGACAGCCCTCGAACTCGGCATCGACGTGTCGGGCCTCGACGCCGTCGTCATCGCCGGATATCCCGGCACCCGAGCCTCGCTGTGGCAGCAGGCGGGCCGCGCAGGACGCTCCGGTCAGGGCGCCCTGGCCATCCTGGTCGCGCGCGACGACCCGCTGGACACCTTCCTCGTCCACCATCCCGAAGCCCTCTTCCAGCAGCCCGTCGAGTCGACCGTCCTCGACCCGGACAATCCATACGTACTCGCCCCCCATCTGTGCGCCGCCGCCGCCGAGCTGCCGCTCACCGAGTCGGACATCGAACTCTTCGGGCCCGCGGTGCCCGATCTGCTGCCGCAGCTGGAGGCCGCGAAGCTGCTCCGCAAACGGGTGTCGGGCTGGCACTGGACCCGTCGCGAACGGGCCGCCGACCTGACCGACATCCGTGGCGAGGGTGGCAGCCCGATCCAGATCGTCGAGGAGGGCACCGGCCGCCTGTTGGGGACGGTCGACGAGTCCGCAGCGCACAGCGCCGTCCACGAGGGCGCCGTCCACCTCCACCAGGGCAGCACCTACCTGGTCCGGCGGCTGGACCTGGCGGACTCGGTCGCCCTGGTCGAGGAGGCGAACCCGCCCTACTCCACCACCGCACGCGACACCACGGCCATCGCCGTCCTGGAGACCGATACGGAGGTTCCGTGGGGGCAGGGGCGCCTCTGCTACGGCTCCGTGGAAGTCACCAACCAGGTCGTCTCCTTTCTCCGTCGCAAACTCATCACCGGTGAGGTGCTCGGCGAGACCAAGCTCGACCTGCCGCCCCGTGTTCTGCGCACCCGCGCCGTGTGGTGGACGGTCACCGAGGACCAACTCGACGCGGCTCGCGTCAATCCGGAAATCCTCGGCGGCGCCCTGCATGCCGCCGAACACGCGTCGATCGGCATGCTGCCCCTCTTCGCCACCTGCGACCGTTGGGACATCGGTGGAGTCTCCGTGCCGCTCCACCCGGACACCCTCCTGCCGACCGTCTTCGTGTACGACGGCCATCCGGGGGGCGCCGGGTTCGCCGAACGTGCCTTCCGCACTGCCCGCTCCTGGCTCACCGCCACTCGCCAGGCCATCGCCTCCTGCGAGTGCGAGGCCGGCTGCCCGTCATGCATCCAGTCCCCCAAATGCGGCAACGGCAACGAACCCCTGCACAAACGAGGCGCGGTGCGCCTCCTCGCCGAACTCCTCAGGGCAGCTCCCGAGGACCCGGAAGAGGTGGCGGCGGCGGGTGAAGTCGTGGAAGCGGGTGAAGTGGTGGAAGCGACAGACACCCCGCAGATCCCCGTCCCACCACTGTCACCGTTGTCGACGGAGGGCTCCCGGGTGATGCCCCCCACGTCCGCTCCAGAACTCCGGCCGTCCCGGAAGCAGCCGTCGGATCAACCGCCGGACCGGCCCGGGACCTGA
- a CDS encoding STAS domain-containing protein — protein MDLSLSTRNVSGPGGDRTVVEVGGEIDVYTAPKLREQLVELVNDGSYHLVVDMEGVDFLDSTGLGVLVGGLKRVRAHEGSLRLVCNQERILKIFRITGLTKVFPIHTTVDEAVAATD, from the coding sequence GTGGACCTGTCCCTGTCGACTCGCAATGTGTCCGGCCCTGGTGGCGACCGTACGGTCGTCGAGGTCGGTGGCGAGATTGATGTGTATACCGCGCCCAAGCTGCGCGAGCAGTTGGTCGAGTTGGTGAATGACGGCAGCTATCACCTGGTCGTCGATATGGAGGGAGTCGATTTCCTCGACTCCACCGGACTCGGTGTGCTCGTGGGTGGCTTGAAGCGTGTCCGTGCCCATGAGGGCTCGCTGCGCCTGGTGTGCAACCAGGAGCGCATCCTCAAGATCTTCCGGATCACGGGTCTGACCAAGGTGTTCCCGATTCACACCACGGTCGACGAGGCCGTGGCGGCCACCGACTGA
- a CDS encoding ATP-binding protein: protein MATVELRFSAQPEHVRTARLVAAAVARRAGVDEAVLDEVRLAVGEACSRAVGLHRSRGISAPVTVVLTDEEKSFSIEVGDEVPEIGHDGPAHARAGAPEASAATSGAGLDEPGPEADADGEDEMGLAVISGLVDDVEVRSSAEGGVIRMTWPTPPGVVLS, encoded by the coding sequence ATGGCCACCGTTGAACTCCGCTTCAGCGCTCAGCCCGAGCACGTCAGGACGGCCCGCCTCGTGGCGGCCGCCGTGGCACGCAGGGCAGGGGTGGACGAAGCAGTGCTCGACGAGGTCAGACTCGCGGTCGGCGAGGCGTGCAGCCGTGCTGTCGGGCTGCATCGCAGCCGTGGCATCTCGGCGCCGGTCACTGTCGTCCTCACCGACGAGGAGAAGTCCTTCTCCATCGAGGTCGGGGACGAAGTGCCTGAAATCGGTCATGACGGTCCGGCCCATGCTCGCGCCGGGGCCCCTGAAGCTTCCGCGGCCACGTCCGGCGCGGGGCTCGACGAACCGGGTCCCGAGGCCGACGCGGACGGCGAGGACGAGATGGGTCTCGCGGTCATCAGCGGACTGGTCGACGACGTGGAGGTCAGATCCAGCGCCGAAGGCGGCGTGATCCGGATGACCTGGCCGACGCCCCCCGGTGTGGTGCTGTCGTGA
- a CDS encoding sodium-translocating pyrophosphatase — protein MPGLISTPLAELAGTTAFPDRPIPLAAATLTDGNRTIVTVVAAVAVAALIVAQLLVRQVLAAGEGTDRMKEIAAAVQEGANAYLVRQLRTLGLFAVVVFFLLLLLPAENWSQRAGRSVFFLVGALFSAATGYIGMRLAVRSNVRVAAAAREATSADGDPESGGSGTGGVGDGMGKDIVSVSREASHNASHKAMKIAFRTGGVVGMITVGLGLLGASAVVLVYAADAPKVLEGFGLGAALIAMFMRVGGGIFTKAADVGADLVGKVEQGIPEDDPRNAATIADNVGDNVGDCAGMAADLFESYAVTLVAALILGKAAFGDAGLAFPLIVPAIGVVTAMIGIFAVSPRRRDRSGMTAINRGFFVSAAISLVLVAVAVFVYLPSSYSDLDGVSDGAVAGHGGDPRVFALVAVAIGIVLAALIQQLTGYFTETGRRPVQDIGKSSLTGPATVVLAGISIGLESAVYTALLIGLGVYGAFLLGGASITLALFAVALAGTGLLTTVGVIVAMDTFGPVSDNAQGIAEMSGDVQGAGARVLTDLDAVGNTTKAITKGIAIATAVLAASALFGSYRDAIATAVDDVGAKTDEMGLSLDISQPNNLVGLILGAAVVFLFSGLAINAVSRSAGAVVHEVRRQFREHPGIMDRTEKPEYGRVVDICTKDALRELATPGLLAVLAPIAVGFALGVGALGSYLAGAIATGTLMAVFLANSGGAWDNAKKLVEDGHHGGKGSDAHAATVIGDTVGDPFKDTAGPAINPLLKVMNLVALLIAPAVVKFGYGPDASPGIRAAVAGFAVVVVIGAVHVSKRRGIATGEDGEGAPAGPPTASSADPATTS, from the coding sequence ATGCCGGGTCTCATCTCCACCCCACTGGCAGAACTGGCCGGAACCACCGCGTTTCCCGACCGGCCCATCCCGCTCGCAGCCGCCACGCTGACCGACGGCAACCGGACCATCGTGACCGTCGTCGCGGCCGTGGCCGTCGCGGCGCTGATCGTCGCCCAGCTGCTGGTACGCCAGGTGCTGGCGGCCGGCGAGGGCACCGACCGCATGAAGGAGATCGCGGCGGCCGTGCAGGAGGGCGCGAACGCCTATCTGGTGCGTCAGCTGCGGACGCTCGGCCTGTTCGCCGTCGTTGTCTTCTTCCTGCTCCTGCTGCTGCCGGCCGAGAACTGGTCGCAGCGCGCCGGACGTTCCGTTTTCTTCCTGGTGGGCGCGCTTTTCTCGGCGGCCACCGGGTACATCGGGATGCGTCTGGCCGTACGCAGCAATGTGCGTGTGGCCGCCGCCGCTCGGGAAGCGACATCCGCGGACGGTGATCCGGAAAGCGGCGGGAGTGGCACGGGTGGTGTGGGTGACGGAATGGGAAAGGATATCGTCAGCGTTTCTCGCGAGGCTTCCCATAACGCTTCCCACAAGGCGATGAAGATCGCTTTCCGTACCGGTGGTGTGGTCGGAATGATCACGGTGGGTCTCGGCCTGCTCGGTGCCTCCGCCGTCGTGCTCGTCTACGCGGCCGACGCGCCCAAGGTACTGGAGGGTTTCGGGCTCGGCGCGGCGCTCATCGCCATGTTCATGAGGGTCGGCGGCGGCATCTTCACCAAGGCCGCGGATGTCGGCGCCGACCTCGTCGGCAAGGTGGAGCAGGGCATCCCCGAGGACGATCCCCGCAACGCGGCCACCATCGCCGACAACGTGGGCGACAACGTCGGTGACTGTGCCGGTATGGCGGCGGATCTCTTCGAGTCGTACGCCGTGACACTGGTCGCCGCGTTGATCCTCGGCAAGGCGGCCTTCGGTGACGCCGGACTGGCGTTCCCGCTGATCGTGCCGGCGATCGGTGTGGTCACCGCCATGATCGGGATCTTCGCCGTCTCGCCGCGCCGCCGCGACCGCAGCGGGATGACGGCCATCAACCGGGGCTTCTTCGTCTCCGCCGCGATCTCACTCGTGCTGGTGGCCGTGGCGGTCTTCGTGTACCTGCCGTCCTCGTACAGCGACCTCGACGGGGTCTCCGACGGCGCGGTCGCCGGGCACGGCGGTGACCCCCGGGTCTTCGCCCTGGTCGCCGTCGCCATCGGTATCGTGCTGGCCGCGCTGATCCAGCAGCTCACCGGCTACTTCACGGAGACCGGCCGGCGTCCCGTCCAGGACATCGGCAAGTCCTCGCTGACCGGCCCGGCGACCGTCGTACTCGCCGGGATCTCCATCGGTCTGGAGTCCGCCGTCTACACCGCGCTGCTGATCGGACTGGGCGTCTACGGGGCGTTCCTGCTCGGCGGCGCGTCGATCACGCTGGCGCTCTTCGCGGTGGCCCTGGCCGGGACCGGCCTGCTCACCACCGTCGGTGTCATCGTCGCCATGGACACCTTCGGACCGGTCTCCGACAACGCGCAGGGCATCGCGGAGATGTCCGGCGACGTACAGGGCGCGGGCGCCCGGGTGCTCACCGATCTGGACGCCGTCGGCAACACGACCAAGGCCATCACCAAGGGCATCGCCATCGCCACCGCGGTACTGGCGGCCTCGGCGCTCTTCGGCTCGTACCGCGACGCGATCGCCACGGCCGTGGACGACGTCGGTGCGAAGACCGACGAGATGGGGCTGAGCCTGGACATCTCGCAGCCCAACAACCTCGTCGGGCTGATCCTGGGGGCCGCGGTCGTGTTCCTCTTCTCCGGTCTGGCGATCAACGCGGTCTCCCGGTCGGCCGGGGCCGTGGTCCACGAAGTGCGGCGGCAGTTCCGCGAGCACCCCGGGATCATGGACCGCACCGAGAAACCGGAGTACGGACGCGTCGTCGACATCTGCACCAAGGACGCCCTGCGGGAACTCGCCACGCCAGGCCTGCTCGCGGTGCTGGCGCCGATCGCCGTCGGCTTCGCGCTGGGGGTCGGCGCGCTCGGCTCGTATCTCGCGGGCGCGATCGCCACCGGCACTCTGATGGCCGTCTTCCTGGCCAACTCCGGTGGCGCCTGGGACAACGCGAAGAAACTCGTCGAGGACGGCCACCACGGCGGCAAGGGCAGTGACGCGCATGCCGCGACGGTCATCGGCGACACGGTCGGTGATCCGTTCAAGGACACCGCGGGCCCGGCGATCAACCCGCTGCTGAAGGTGATGAACCTGGTGGCACTGCTCATCGCCCCGGCGGTCGTGAAGTTCGGTTACGGGCCGGACGCGAGCCCCGGAATTCGTGCCGCGGTGGCCGGATTCGCCGTCGTGGTCGTCATCGGCGCCGTCCACGTCTCGAAGCGTCGCGGGATCGCGACGGGAGAGGACGGCGAGGGCGCACCGGCAGGTCCGCCGACAGCCTCCTCGGCAGATCCGGCGACGACGTCCTGA
- a CDS encoding small secreted protein, with amino-acid sequence MNKKLAAALSGGALLVLTLSGCSDDSDGDSKVNDWAKKVCDQVQPQLRKIANANTSIQQQTADNSKPADVQKTDSAAFQQISQAYKALGAAVQSAGAPPVDDGETTQKKAVAELNTSSAAYANLQKKVDALDTTDQAKFADGLKGVADELKKISNNGDQALRKLQSGDLGKAMAKQEGCQKPNGSSAPTTVRPSAGKA; translated from the coding sequence GTGAACAAGAAGCTTGCGGCCGCACTGTCCGGCGGTGCGCTACTCGTACTGACTCTGTCGGGTTGCAGTGACGACAGCGACGGCGACAGCAAGGTGAACGACTGGGCCAAGAAGGTCTGTGACCAGGTCCAGCCACAGTTGCGGAAGATCGCGAACGCCAACACCTCGATCCAGCAGCAGACCGCCGACAACAGCAAGCCCGCCGACGTCCAGAAGACCGACTCGGCCGCCTTCCAGCAGATCTCGCAGGCGTACAAGGCCCTGGGCGCCGCCGTGCAGTCGGCCGGCGCACCGCCCGTCGACGACGGCGAGACCACGCAGAAGAAGGCCGTCGCGGAACTGAACACCTCCTCCGCGGCCTACGCCAATCTGCAGAAGAAGGTCGACGCGCTCGACACCACGGACCAGGCGAAGTTCGCCGACGGGCTCAAGGGCGTCGCCGACGAACTGAAGAAGATCAGTAACAACGGTGACCAGGCGTTGAGGAAGCTCCAGTCCGGTGACCTGGGCAAGGCGATGGCGAAGCAGGAGGGCTGTCAGAAGCCGAACGGCTCCTCCGCGCCCACCACGGTGCGGCCGTCAGCGGGCAAGGCGTGA